The following are from one region of the Fibrobacter sp. UWR2 genome:
- a CDS encoding M23 family metallopeptidase, whose translation MRKLEIHVFGDRTSGSKNYRLSLLHIILVPVAILLAIAGFVLFSPMQIIDNVSNEDVVSVYRQNKVIKKEIKGIRETVDESILRAEETKLLRDSTLKLSGLGFALDDFGGEETVPFSSRKSLREIEKSFKNLLNSVEKDSTLAAALPVIHPLKNGHAVRNRFEMIRDPFTEIELPHRGIDFVADVDDTVYATGAGVVSEVRAHRGFGLSVKISHLPKVRTFYAHLGHALVHEGDRVRRGDPIATISESGRESGIGLHYEIRVDGVPVNPEDYFITR comes from the coding sequence GTGCGCAAACTCGAAATACATGTCTTTGGCGATAGGACGTCCGGTAGCAAGAACTACCGCCTGTCCCTGCTCCACATTATCCTTGTTCCGGTGGCGATCCTGCTGGCCATTGCGGGCTTTGTGCTGTTTTCGCCCATGCAGATTATAGACAATGTGTCGAACGAGGATGTCGTCTCGGTCTACCGCCAGAACAAGGTTATCAAGAAAGAGATCAAGGGAATCCGCGAGACGGTCGACGAGTCGATTCTCCGTGCCGAGGAGACCAAGCTTCTCCGCGACAGCACGCTCAAGCTGAGTGGGCTGGGCTTTGCCCTTGACGATTTCGGGGGCGAGGAGACCGTGCCGTTCTCTTCGCGCAAGAGCCTTCGCGAGATAGAGAAGAGTTTCAAGAACCTCCTGAACAGCGTGGAGAAGGATTCCACGCTCGCGGCCGCTTTACCCGTAATCCACCCGCTCAAGAACGGGCATGCCGTGCGCAACCGCTTCGAGATGATCCGTGACCCGTTTACCGAAATCGAACTCCCGCACCGCGGCATCGACTTCGTTGCCGATGTCGACGACACCGTGTATGCTACGGGTGCGGGTGTGGTGAGCGAGGTGCGTGCGCATCGCGGGTTCGGGCTCTCTGTCAAGATCAGCCACCTCCCGAAGGTCCGCACGTTCTATGCGCACCTCGGACATGCGCTGGTACACGAGGGCGACCGCGTACGTCGCGGCGACCCTATCGCCACCATCAGCGAGAGCGGCCGCGAATCTGGCATCGGCCTGCATTACGAAATCCGCGTGGACGGTGTGCCCGTCAATCCCGAAGACTACTTTATTACACGATAA
- a CDS encoding haloacid dehalogenase-like hydrolase yields the protein MKQAPFEQNIIAMVWDCDKTLISSYMQDPLFRHYGVDGKKFWAEVNALKARYAEQGISVNSDTSYLNHILTYVKSGLFKGLNNRLLREFGKELVFYPGLPDFFGEIKKLIAEDPKYKAFDIRLEHYVVSTGFAETIRGSSIAPYVDGIFGCEFIEDVLQPGFLDGDAAGLKSSAAAAELGLDAGSEISQVACALDNTSKTRYLFEINKGSNKYPDTIDVNSSIARESRRVPFQNMVYVADGPSDVPAFSILNYNGGSTFAVYPKGDVKAFKQVDALRRDNRVQMFGEADYRKGEQSWLWLTEKARAIADQIVERKKAAIRNNVSAPPSHLT from the coding sequence ATGAAACAGGCTCCCTTTGAACAGAATATCATCGCGATGGTCTGGGACTGCGACAAGACGCTTATCAGTTCCTATATGCAAGATCCGCTGTTCCGCCATTACGGTGTGGACGGCAAGAAGTTCTGGGCCGAAGTGAACGCGCTCAAGGCCCGCTATGCGGAGCAGGGCATATCCGTCAATTCCGATACGAGCTATCTGAACCATATTCTCACCTACGTGAAGTCGGGGCTTTTCAAGGGCCTGAACAATCGCCTGCTGCGCGAATTCGGGAAGGAACTCGTGTTCTACCCGGGGCTGCCCGATTTCTTTGGTGAGATAAAGAAGCTTATTGCCGAGGACCCGAAATACAAGGCGTTCGATATCCGGCTGGAACATTACGTTGTTAGTACTGGCTTTGCGGAGACGATTCGCGGGAGCTCCATCGCGCCCTACGTGGACGGGATTTTCGGCTGCGAGTTTATCGAGGATGTGCTGCAGCCCGGTTTCCTTGATGGCGATGCCGCCGGTTTGAAGTCTTCTGCTGCGGCGGCAGAACTCGGGCTTGACGCAGGCTCCGAGATTTCCCAGGTCGCGTGCGCCCTCGACAACACGTCCAAGACCCGCTACCTCTTCGAAATCAACAAGGGGAGCAACAAGTACCCCGATACCATCGACGTGAATTCGTCCATTGCCCGCGAAAGCAGGCGCGTGCCCTTCCAGAACATGGTGTATGTGGCCGACGGCCCCTCCGACGTGCCGGCGTTCAGCATTTTGAACTACAACGGCGGAAGCACGTTCGCGGTGTATCCGAAGGGCGACGTGAAGGCTTTTAAGCAGGTGGATGCCCTGCGCCGTGACAACCGCGTGCAGATGTTCGGCGAGGCGGACTACCGGAAGGGCGAACAGTCCTGGCTCTGGCTTACCGAGAAGGCCCGTGCCATCGCCGACCAGATCGTGGAGCGCAAGAAGGCCGCCATCCGCAATAACGTCAGCGCGCCGCCGTCTCATCTTACATAG